In Canis lupus baileyi chromosome 15, mCanLup2.hap1, whole genome shotgun sequence, one genomic interval encodes:
- the PDLIM3 gene encoding PDZ and LIM domain protein 3 isoform X1, with protein MPQNVVLPGPAPWGFRLSGGIDFNQPLVITRITPGSKAAAANLCPGDVILAIDGFGTESMTHADAQDRIKAAAHQLCLKIDRGETRLWSPQVSEDGKAHPFKINLESEPQDVNYFEHKHNVRPKPFIIPSRSSGCSTPSGIDGGSGRSTPSSVSTLSTICPGDLKVAAKMAPNIPLEMELPGVKIVHAQFNTPMQLYSDDNIMETLQGQVSTALGEAPSMSEPTTTSVPPQSDVYRMLHDNRNEPTQPRQSGSFRVLQELVNDGPDDRPAGTRSVRAPVTKVHGGAGSTQKMPLCDKCGSGIVGAVVKARDKYRHPECFVCADCNLNLKQKGYFFVEGELYCETHARARTRPPEGYDTVTLYPKA; from the exons ATGCCGCAGAACGTGGTcctcccgggccccgcgcccTGGGGCTTCAGGCTCTCGGGGGGCATAGACTTCAACCAGCCTTTGGTCATCACCAGG ATTACTCCAGGAAGCAAGGCAGCAGCTGCCAACCTGTGTCCTGGAGATGTCATCCTGGCTATTGATGGCTTTGGTACAGAGTCCATGACTCATGCTGATGCACAGGACAGGATTAAAGCAGCAGCACACCAGCTGTGTCTCAAAATTGACAG gGGAGAAACTCGCCTATGGTCTCCACAGGTATCTGAAGATGGAAAGGCTCATCCTTTCAAAATCAATTTAGAATCAGAACCACAG GATGTGAACTACTTTGAACACAAGCACAATGTTCGGCCCAAACCTTTCATAATCCCTAGCCGAAGCAG TGGATGCAGTACTCCGTCCGGTATTGACGGTGGCAGTGGACGTAGCACCCCTTCTTCTGTCAGTACTCTTAGTACAATTTGCCCAGGTGACTTGAAAGTTGCTGCTAAGATGGCCCCTAACATTCCTTTGGAAATGGAACTTCCCGGTGTGAAGATTGTACATGCTCAGTTTAATACACCTATGCAGTTGTACTCAGATGACAATATAATGGAAACACTTCAGGGTCAGGTTTCAACAGCGCTAGGGGAAGCACCCTCAATGAG TGAACCCACAACCACCTCGGTGCCCCCCCAGTCGGATGTGTACCGGATGCTCCATGACAATCGGAATGAACCTACTCAGCCTCGCCAGTCGGGCTCTTTCAGAGTGCTCCAGGAATTAGTGAATGATGGGCCTG ATGATCGTCCTGCTGGAACACGGAGTGTGAGAGCTCCAGTTACAAAAGTCCATGGTGGTGCTGGCAGCACACAGAAGATGCCACTCTGCGACAAATGTGGGAGTGGCATTGT TGGTGCTGTTGTGAAGGCGCGGGATAAGTACCGGCATCCGGAGTGCTTCGTGTGTGCTGATTGCAACCTCAACCTCAAACAAAAGGGCTACTTCTTCGTGGAGGGGGAGCTGTACTGCGAAACTCATGCAAGAGCTCGCACGAGGCCCCCAGAGGGCTACGACACAGTTACTCTTTATCCCAAAGCTTAA
- the PDLIM3 gene encoding PDZ and LIM domain protein 3 isoform X2 has protein sequence MPQNVVLPGPAPWGFRLSGGIDFNQPLVITRITPGSKAAAANLCPGDVILAIDGFGTESMTHADAQDRIKAAAHQLCLKIDRGETRLWSPQVSEDGKAHPFKINLESEPQEFKPIGTAHNRRAQPFVAAANIDDKRQVVSASYNSPIGLYSTSNIQDALHGQLRGLIPSSPQNEPTTTSVPPQSDVYRMLHDNRNEPTQPRQSGSFRVLQELVNDGPDDRPAGTRSVRAPVTKVHGGAGSTQKMPLCDKCGSGIVGAVVKARDKYRHPECFVCADCNLNLKQKGYFFVEGELYCETHARARTRPPEGYDTVTLYPKA, from the exons ATGCCGCAGAACGTGGTcctcccgggccccgcgcccTGGGGCTTCAGGCTCTCGGGGGGCATAGACTTCAACCAGCCTTTGGTCATCACCAGG ATTACTCCAGGAAGCAAGGCAGCAGCTGCCAACCTGTGTCCTGGAGATGTCATCCTGGCTATTGATGGCTTTGGTACAGAGTCCATGACTCATGCTGATGCACAGGACAGGATTAAAGCAGCAGCACACCAGCTGTGTCTCAAAATTGACAG gGGAGAAACTCGCCTATGGTCTCCACAGGTATCTGAAGATGGAAAGGCTCATCCTTTCAAAATCAATTTAGAATCAGAACCACAG GAGTTCAAACCCATTGGTACCGCGCACAACAGAAGGGCCCAGCCTTTTGTTGCAGCAGCAAACATTGATGACAAAAGACAGGTAGTGAGCGCTTCCTATAACTCACCAATTGGGCTCTATTCAACTAGCAATATACAAGATGCGCTTCATGGACAGCTGCGGGGTCTCATTCCTAGCTCACCTCAAAA TGAACCCACAACCACCTCGGTGCCCCCCCAGTCGGATGTGTACCGGATGCTCCATGACAATCGGAATGAACCTACTCAGCCTCGCCAGTCGGGCTCTTTCAGAGTGCTCCAGGAATTAGTGAATGATGGGCCTG ATGATCGTCCTGCTGGAACACGGAGTGTGAGAGCTCCAGTTACAAAAGTCCATGGTGGTGCTGGCAGCACACAGAAGATGCCACTCTGCGACAAATGTGGGAGTGGCATTGT TGGTGCTGTTGTGAAGGCGCGGGATAAGTACCGGCATCCGGAGTGCTTCGTGTGTGCTGATTGCAACCTCAACCTCAAACAAAAGGGCTACTTCTTCGTGGAGGGGGAGCTGTACTGCGAAACTCATGCAAGAGCTCGCACGAGGCCCCCAGAGGGCTACGACACAGTTACTCTTTATCCCAAAGCTTAA
- the PDLIM3 gene encoding PDZ and LIM domain protein 3 isoform X3, whose translation MPQNVVLPGPAPWGFRLSGGIDFNQPLVITRITPGSKAAAANLCPGDVILAIDGFGTESMTHADAQDRIKAAAHQLCLKIDRGETRLWSPQVSEDGKAHPFKINLESEPQDVNYFEHKHNVRPKPFIIPSRSSEPTTTSVPPQSDVYRMLHDNRNEPTQPRQSGSFRVLQELVNDGPDDRPAGTRSVRAPVTKVHGGAGSTQKMPLCDKCGSGIVGAVVKARDKYRHPECFVCADCNLNLKQKGYFFVEGELYCETHARARTRPPEGYDTVTLYPKA comes from the exons ATGCCGCAGAACGTGGTcctcccgggccccgcgcccTGGGGCTTCAGGCTCTCGGGGGGCATAGACTTCAACCAGCCTTTGGTCATCACCAGG ATTACTCCAGGAAGCAAGGCAGCAGCTGCCAACCTGTGTCCTGGAGATGTCATCCTGGCTATTGATGGCTTTGGTACAGAGTCCATGACTCATGCTGATGCACAGGACAGGATTAAAGCAGCAGCACACCAGCTGTGTCTCAAAATTGACAG gGGAGAAACTCGCCTATGGTCTCCACAGGTATCTGAAGATGGAAAGGCTCATCCTTTCAAAATCAATTTAGAATCAGAACCACAG GATGTGAACTACTTTGAACACAAGCACAATGTTCGGCCCAAACCTTTCATAATCCCTAGCCGAAGCAG TGAACCCACAACCACCTCGGTGCCCCCCCAGTCGGATGTGTACCGGATGCTCCATGACAATCGGAATGAACCTACTCAGCCTCGCCAGTCGGGCTCTTTCAGAGTGCTCCAGGAATTAGTGAATGATGGGCCTG ATGATCGTCCTGCTGGAACACGGAGTGTGAGAGCTCCAGTTACAAAAGTCCATGGTGGTGCTGGCAGCACACAGAAGATGCCACTCTGCGACAAATGTGGGAGTGGCATTGT TGGTGCTGTTGTGAAGGCGCGGGATAAGTACCGGCATCCGGAGTGCTTCGTGTGTGCTGATTGCAACCTCAACCTCAAACAAAAGGGCTACTTCTTCGTGGAGGGGGAGCTGTACTGCGAAACTCATGCAAGAGCTCGCACGAGGCCCCCAGAGGGCTACGACACAGTTACTCTTTATCCCAAAGCTTAA